The Gemella massiliensis DNA segment ATTCTATACAGCTCTGCAATGCCTGAAACAAAAAAACCGGAAAAAATAAACTTACATCAAGCTCCACCTGATTTTTTGTGCAATAATTTAGCCATGTATTTAATCAGCCCATTTTTTAAAAGCACAATGGGTATGGATAGCAGTGTGGTTAAAACAATGCTGCCAATTGATAAAAGAAGTGCAGGGGTTAAAATAGATGGTAAGATTACAAATCCTGATATGCCGGTCAATTATGATGATTATCCCGTTGAAGCAATAAAAATTCCCGTACTGATTCTCCAAGCTAAAGATGACAAGCTAACAAAATATGATAAATTTATTGATTCTGTTAAGAGATTTGATAATATCACATTAAAAATATTTGATAGCGGTGGTCATCTTTTAGTTGGTCATGATGAGGAAATAAGGAAAACTGTATCTCATTTTATTTATCAAGTAAATCAGAATAACTAATTGATTTATAATAACCAACACAAAAGAAGATTGTACAAAAGTATAATTTTTTTATTCTATGTCAATAAGCATATACTATTTACGCTTTTCCATTGTCTTTATAGCTTTGACAACACCTTTACATACTCACGCCATATTCATATATATACTATATACAACCCAAAAAACTGCATCGAAGAGATGCAGTTTTTATACTTATTATCTATTAGTTGGGATATAACCATCTATATGTTCTTTTGCTAATTGTTCATGTTCTTCATAAGTTTTTGAAAAATAGGCTTTTCCATCTTTTGAGGCATGAAGGAAATATATATACTCTGTATCTTCAGCATTGTTTAACGCCTTAAACGATACCAAACCAACAGAGGCGATAGGTCCCGGTGGTAAGCCTTTAGTAACATAAGTATTATATGGTGATTGAAGCATTAACTCTTTTTGCGTAGGTGCTCCTGTTAATTTATCTGCTGCATAATTAGCAGATGGATCTGTTTGAAGCAACATACCTCTTGATAACCTATTAAGAAATACACTTGCTATTTTAGTATTTTCTCCATCTTTGGTAGATTCTTTTTCCAAAATACTCGCCATTGTAATATATTCATGAATGGATATTTGTTTATCTTTGCCTGCAATATTCCAAACACGTTTATTCTCTTTATACAATGGAACTATTTTTTCGTTAGCTACACTTATCATTTTGGTAATTAGAGTTTCTGCGGTTTCATTATCGTCCAAAGTATAAACAGCCGGATATAAATAACCTTCTAAAGCATATTTTATATTTTTCCCATAAATATCATTCGTTATTAGTTCAGGAAATTTCTCTTTAAGTCTACCGATAAATTTTGCATCGTTTACTTTTTCTAAAAATTCTTCCGCATTTATTTTCTTAGTTTTTTCCAAATTTTGTGCGATTTTTAAAATACTATCACCTTCTATTACAGCAAAAGTATTTCCGGCACGTGCCTTGTCTTTAGTTCCTAATTCTTCCATTATTTGAGATACACTCATACTTGGTTTTAGGTTAAACGTACCTACATAAAACGATAAACTCGGTTTCATCTTTGCGTATAACTTAAATATGGTAGCATCCCTTATTAACCCCTTATTTTTTAATTCTTCAGCAATTTTTTGACTTCCATAACTCTCTTTTACTTCTATTTGAATATCGTTGTTATTATTTTTATCTACAGGTGTTAATCCATAATAAAAATATGAAAGAAAAGCAACCGCAGCCGCTAACAATAATGTGAAAAATACTGAAAGTATTCCCCCTTTTTTCTTTTTCTTATTTTTTTTTCTTAATTCGTTCCTGCGTCTTATTTTATCTTCTCTCATTTTTTACTCACTTTCGTCATAGTAGAAAGTATCCAATACTTCAGAAATCATATCATACTCTTCATCAGTTTCAACAGGTTCAAATCTCACATTGTCATCATCTTCTACGCAAATCATAGGGAAAATGCTAATTTCTTCCTCATCAATAGTTTCTTCTTCTGCAAAAATATAATAAAGATTTCCATTAGTTGGGTTAGTAAATTCTAAAATTTTACGATATTCTTTTTCTTCACCTTCCAATGTACTTAATGTATAAATTTCTTCCGTATTGTCTATACTAATTTTTTTAAAATCTTTTTCCTGCATAATAATTACCTCGTTATTTTATTAATTTAATTTATCCAAATAGGTTTGTAATATTAATACTGCCGCCATTTTATCAATAACATTTTTTCTTTTTTTTCTGGAAACATTCGCCTCTAACAGCACTCTATTAGCTCCCGTAGTAGTAAGTCTTTCATCTTGAAGTATAATTTCAACATTTTTTATTTTCTTTTTTAACACCTCTACAAAATACAAAGTTGCTTCTCCACGAAATCCAACAGAGTTATCCATATTTTTAGGTAAACCGACTACGATTTTTCCAACATTATACTCAGCTACCAGTTCTTTTATTCTTTTAATCTTAAAATCTTTTATTTGTTCATTAATATTTATAGTTTCAACACCCTGAGCGGTAAAACCTAGTAAATCACTTACCGCAACACCAATAGTTTTAGAACCGTAATCAAGTCCCATTATTCTCTTATCTAACATCTATGACTCCTGAATAAAAAAGTGTAATAAATATTCTAATAGATCATCCATTTCTATCAATCTAATTTGCTCACGTGCATGATTATCCCTTGGAATATATATCGGATCTCCCGTTTTAATATATCCCATTAATTGATTTATAGGATCGTAGCCTTTCGATTTTATTGTAAGAACAACATTTTTCAAAATAGAATGAATATCTTTTTTATCATACAAACTGTTGTCAAATAGTCTTGTTTCATCAAAATTCGTCATAATCTACCTCCGATTATACTAACTCTACAATAATCCCTACTGCTTTTTCCCCTGTATGAGTTGAAATAGCGGGCGTTGTAGTCATTATATCTTCATCTTTTACAACATAATCTAACTCATCTTTAACTTCTTTTTTTATTAACTCAACATATTCATCTGCCAAAGCATTAGGTAGGCTTATTCTTTTAATAGATCGTTCACCTTTTTCATCTATTATTTTTTTTATTAAAGCATGTACTAATTTTTTTTTACCACGAACTTTGTCAACCGCAACCAGTTCTGTTTCCCTCAACTGTGTCAATACTTTTATATTTAATAAACCTCCAATAAGGGCTGCCGATTTGCTAAGCCTCCCGCCTTTTACAAGATTATCCAAACTATCTATCGTAACAAAGGTTAATATATTTTTCGCTTTTTCTCTAAGTTTTACAACCACTTTTTCCAGAGGAATGTTTTCTGAAAGTTCTTTTATGGCTTCTTCTAATAGATAAACCATACCTCGTGTCGTTGTTTTTGTATCAACCACATAAATATCTTTAAATTCTGCTCCTGCCGATAATGCCGTATTATATGTTCCGCTAAGTGCTGAAGATATAGTAAGAACTAATAATTTATATCCTTCTTTTGTCCATTTTTCAAATACTTTCAAAAAACTCCCAAGCGCCGGTTGGCTGGTAGAAAATTCATTTGCTGTTCTCATTTTTACTATATATTCATCATTGGCAATTGTTTTATAATTGTAGTCAACACCATCAATAGTCATTGTCAAAGGCACAACTTCAACATCATATTTATCAATCTCGTCAAAGGTTAAATCACTTGTTGAGTCAATAACTATTTTTACCTTTTCCATTTATTTTCCCTCTTTTCTTTTGTAGTGTAAAAATGAATAGTTAAATTCATTATCATCATCTTTTTTGAAATCTTCTTTTTCAATAAGTTCCCACTCTTCTAAAGAAAAATCCGGAAACTTCGTATCAGTATTTGTTACTGTTTCTACTTCCGTCACGAACATCTCGTCACAAACATCAAAATATTTATTATATATTGCTCCACCGCCAAAGATAAATACTTTTTCTGTTTTTATATTCTCAAGAATTTTTTTATCATCGCTAAAAACTTCTATATTTTTATAATTACCAAGTATTTCCGGATTTCTTGTTAAAACCCTGTTAACTCTATTAGGTAAGGCTCGCCCTATACTTTCCAGCGTCTTTCTTCCCATGATAATAGTCTGACCTGTTGTCAACTCTTTAACTCTCGACATATCATTTTTAATTCGCCAAGGAATAGTATTTTCATTACCGATGCCTTTTTCTTTGTCATATGCCACTATTAACGATACCATGATAACTCCCCTTTCTATACAGCAATAGGTGCTTTTATAAATGGATGACTTTCATAATCAACAACTTTAACATCTTCTATTTTTAAATCAAAGATACTTTCAAAATCAGTAATTTCTAAACTTGGTAAAGGAAAGGGTGTTCTTGACATTTGTTCTCTTACCTGATCAAAATGATTATTATAAATATGAGCATCTCCCAATGTATGGACAAATTCTCCAACTTCCAATCTGCATTCTTTCGCAATTAAAATAGTTAGTAACGAATATGAAGCAATATTAAAAGGTACTCCTAAAAAAACATCACCACTTCTTTGATAAAGTTGACAACTCAACTTTCCATCATTCACATAAAATTGAAATAAAGAGTGACATGGTGGTAATGCCATGGTATCTACTTCTGCCGGATTCCAAGAAGAAACAATTAACCGGCGAGAGTTAGGATTTGTTTTAATTTGTTCTACAACATTTTTCAACTGATCTACTCCATTGAAATTTCTCCATTGCTTTCCGTATACATTCCCAAGATTTCCATATTTATCAGAAAATTTTTTATCATTAAGTATTCTTTCTTTAAATAAAGCCATTTGCTCCTTGTATTGCTTATTAAAATCTGTATCAACTAGTGATTTATGCCCGAAATCTGTCATATCCGGTCCATTATATTCATCACTTTCCACCCATTTTTTAAAAGCCCATTCATTCCAAATATTATTTTTATTTTCTAATAAAAATTTAATATTAGTATCTCCTTTTATAAACCAAAGAAGTTCCGACCATACTAAATTAAAATTTACTTTCTTAGTTGTAAGTAACGGAAAACCTTTTGTTAAATCAAACTTCATTTGATAACCAAATATACTTTTTGTCCCTACACCGGTTCTATCCGATTTTTGCGTTCCTTTTTCTAAAATTTCTTTACATAAATCTAAATATTGTCTATCTGCCACGCTTATTCTCCACTATGCTTTATAATTATTTTCTTTTAAGTACGTCGCCAACTCTTTTATTTTTTCCAAAGAATCACGCCCTAAATGGTGTTCAATACCCTCTACTTCTTCATACACTTTTTCCTCATGAACACCGATTATTCGAAGAAAATCTTCCAAAAGTTCATGTCGTGTAAGAGCATACTCTCCCATATCATGTCCTTTTTTAGTAAGGGCTATCCCACGATATTTTTCATAAACTATATATCCTTCAACGTCTAATTTCTTCAACATTTTCGTTACTGTAGACGGATAAACATTCAAATGTTCTGCGATATCTGCAGATCGTGCATATCCTTTGTTCTGTACAAGCGAATATATTATCTCAATATAATCTTCCATTGTTGGAGTTGCTTTTGCCATATATATATATTTACCTCCTATAAAATTTTAAATGGTGATTTTTCAACTTCTGATTTTAAAGTCTCAACCTCTAATTTCAATATATGAGTTTGCAATAACTCTTTTACCAAATGCTCTGAAAAATGACCAATATCTATTACATTTTTTTTCATTTCAATAGCGTCAAGTGCTACGTGATAGCCGACATCACCTGTTAAGTACACATCTACTTCCGGTAAATCATAAATAAAATCACCACCGCTACCACCTAACAATGCTACTGTTTTTATATTTTTTTTATTACCTACTACTGCACTAACACTAGATAATTCAAATTTTTCTTTTAAATAAAAAATAAATCTTTCAAAAGAAAGTTCTTTTTTTAAATCACCATATCTACCTAGTCCGGCATCGGTATCTAATTTGTGTTCAAAAAGAACTTTAATGTTATTTAACTCTAATTTTTTAGCTAAATAATCATTAAGCCCTAAACTTGCTGAATCCAAATTTGTATGAAATGAAATTACTGAAATATCATTCTGAATTAATAGTTTTATTATACTTGATTTAAAATCATCCGAAAAATTTAATGATTTTATCGGTTTAAAAATAAGCGGATGATGAGAAACAATTAAATCTATTTTTTTTTCAATCGCTTCTTTTACCACTTGAGTCGTCACATCAAGACAAACCAATACTTTAGTAACTTCATTATTATAATCTCCCAACATTAAACCAACATTATCCCATTTTTCAGCCAGTTCAACATTTGCAAATTTATTTAAATGATTAAAAACATCTGCTACAGTCGGCATATTTATCCTCCTATTTCATTGTTCATACTATTATAACATTTTATAAAAAAATTTGCTAGAAGACAACTTAATTGTAACAAAAATAAAATATTTATATTATTTTATGAAAATTAATCATAATTCTCCTTTATTACCATAAAATACCGTTAAAAATATTTTTGTGAATAAATATATATTAATAATTAACTCCCCTAAAACTAATTTGTGTTTTAAGGGAGCTGTTGTTATATACTATATTTCTTTATCGTTTGATAAATAGACACGTGGAACTCTTGTATGAATAGCACATAATATTTCGTAACTTATGGTATTTTGATAGTCTGCAAAATCATCAATAGATAATTTTTTATTATTGTATTCTCCAAAAAATAATACATCATCTCCTACCTTTATGTTTTCCGAACATCTAACCATTAATTGATCCATACAAACTCGCCCGACAATTTCACAAAGCTCATCGCCCACTATTATCTTATACCCCTGAGCACGACGAAACAAACCGTCAGCATAACCTATTGGAATAGTTGCTATATATTCATCTTCTTTAGCTTCATATGTAGAACCGTAACCTACTTTACTTCCTTTTTTAATTCTTTTAACATGAGTTACTTTACTAACAAGACTTGCGATCGTATCTAATTTTATACCGTATAATTTTTCTATATTACTACTCGGATATTCACCATAAAGAGATATACCCACCCTTACTAATTGATAATCAGCATGGCAATTATGATATTTTATTGTACCTGCTGAGTTATCTAAATGGATATAAGTA contains these protein-coding regions:
- a CDS encoding dihydrofolate reductase, producing MVSLIVAYDKEKGIGNENTIPWRIKNDMSRVKELTTGQTIIMGRKTLESIGRALPNRVNRVLTRNPEILGNYKNIEVFSDDKKILENIKTEKVFIFGGGAIYNKYFDVCDEMFVTEVETVTNTDTKFPDFSLEEWELIEKEDFKKDDDNEFNYSFLHYKRKEGK
- a CDS encoding IreB family regulatory phosphoprotein translates to MTNFDETRLFDNSLYDKKDIHSILKNVVLTIKSKGYDPINQLMGYIKTGDPIYIPRDNHAREQIRLIEMDDLLEYLLHFFIQES
- the mntR gene encoding transcriptional regulator MntR, which codes for MAKATPTMEDYIEIIYSLVQNKGYARSADIAEHLNVYPSTVTKMLKKLDVEGYIVYEKYRGIALTKKGHDMGEYALTRHELLEDFLRIIGVHEEKVYEEVEGIEHHLGRDSLEKIKELATYLKENNYKA
- a CDS encoding DegV family protein → MEKVKIVIDSTSDLTFDEIDKYDVEVVPLTMTIDGVDYNYKTIANDEYIVKMRTANEFSTSQPALGSFLKVFEKWTKEGYKLLVLTISSALSGTYNTALSAGAEFKDIYVVDTKTTTRGMVYLLEEAIKELSENIPLEKVVVKLREKAKNILTFVTIDSLDNLVKGGRLSKSAALIGGLLNIKVLTQLRETELVAVDKVRGKKKLVHALIKKIIDEKGERSIKRISLPNALADEYVELIKKEVKDELDYVVKDEDIMTTTPAISTHTGEKAVGIIVELV
- a CDS encoding Nif3-like dinuclear metal center hexameric protein, whose translation is MPTVADVFNHLNKFANVELAEKWDNVGLMLGDYNNEVTKVLVCLDVTTQVVKEAIEKKIDLIVSHHPLIFKPIKSLNFSDDFKSSIIKLLIQNDISVISFHTNLDSASLGLNDYLAKKLELNNIKVLFEHKLDTDAGLGRYGDLKKELSFERFIFYLKEKFELSSVSAVVGNKKNIKTVALLGGSGGDFIYDLPEVDVYLTGDVGYHVALDAIEMKKNVIDIGHFSEHLVKELLQTHILKLEVETLKSEVEKSPFKIL
- the mltG gene encoding endolytic transglycosylase MltG, with protein sequence MREDKIRRRNELRKKNKKKKKGGILSVFFTLLLAAAVAFLSYFYYGLTPVDKNNNNDIQIEVKESYGSQKIAEELKNKGLIRDATIFKLYAKMKPSLSFYVGTFNLKPSMSVSQIMEELGTKDKARAGNTFAVIEGDSILKIAQNLEKTKKINAEEFLEKVNDAKFIGRLKEKFPELITNDIYGKNIKYALEGYLYPAVYTLDDNETAETLITKMISVANEKIVPLYKENKRVWNIAGKDKQISIHEYITMASILEKESTKDGENTKIASVFLNRLSRGMLLQTDPSANYAADKLTGAPTQKELMLQSPYNTYVTKGLPPGPIASVGLVSFKALNNAEDTEYIYFLHASKDGKAYFSKTYEEHEQLAKEHIDGYIPTNR
- a CDS encoding DUF1292 domain-containing protein produces the protein MQEKDFKKISIDNTEEIYTLSTLEGEEKEYRKILEFTNPTNGNLYYIFAEEETIDEEEISIFPMICVEDDDNVRFEPVETDEEYDMISEVLDTFYYDESE
- the ruvX gene encoding Holliday junction resolvase RuvX; the encoded protein is MLDKRIMGLDYGSKTIGVAVSDLLGFTAQGVETININEQIKDFKIKRIKELVAEYNVGKIVVGLPKNMDNSVGFRGEATLYFVEVLKKKIKNVEIILQDERLTTTGANRVLLEANVSRKKRKNVIDKMAAVLILQTYLDKLN
- a CDS encoding thymidylate synthase; this encodes MADRQYLDLCKEILEKGTQKSDRTGVGTKSIFGYQMKFDLTKGFPLLTTKKVNFNLVWSELLWFIKGDTNIKFLLENKNNIWNEWAFKKWVESDEYNGPDMTDFGHKSLVDTDFNKQYKEQMALFKERILNDKKFSDKYGNLGNVYGKQWRNFNGVDQLKNVVEQIKTNPNSRRLIVSSWNPAEVDTMALPPCHSLFQFYVNDGKLSCQLYQRSGDVFLGVPFNIASYSLLTILIAKECRLEVGEFVHTLGDAHIYNNHFDQVREQMSRTPFPLPSLEITDFESIFDLKIEDVKVVDYESHPFIKAPIAV